The Bacteroidia bacterium genomic interval CTTTCGATTTAATCCTTTATCAAAATTTAACTCAATCAAGATGAAAATAAATCTCAAAATATGGAGACAAGACGGCCCAAAGGACAGCGGCAAAATGGTCGACTATGCTTTGGACAATGTTTCTCCGGATATGTCTTTCCTCGAAATGCTGGATGTACTCAATGAGCAATTGGTAGGGAAGAATGAAGAGCCGGTAGCTTTCGATCATGATTGTCGCGAAGGAATCTGCGGTTCCTGCGGACTGATGATCAATGGGCAGGCTCATGGTCCTCACAGATTGACGACCACTTGTCAGCTGCATATGAGAAGCTTTAAGGATGGAGATACGATCTTCGTAGAACCCTGGAGGGCTCAGGCTTTCCCCATCATCAAAGACCTCATGGTTGACAGAGATTCTTTTGATGCCATTATCCAATCCGGAGGTTTCATTTCTGTGAATACCGGTAGTGCACCAGATGCCAATGAGATTCCTGTCAGTACAGATGTTTCTGATGAAGCCATGAACGCTGCTGAGTGTATTGGTTGTGGGGCTTGTGTGGCCAGCTGTAAAAATGCTTCAGCCATGCTATTCGTTTCTGCAAAGGTATCTCACATGGGTACGCTGCCCCAGGGACAACCTGAGCGCATGAAGCGTGTTCAGAAAATGGTGCAAACCATGGATGAAGCTGGATTTGGAAACTGTACCAATACCAGTGCCTGTGAGGTAGAATGTCCTAAAGGTATTTCAGTTACCAATATCGCGAAACTCAATGCCGATTATCTCCGTTCTACGGTTGCTTCTGAAGTAGATGCATAAATAGGACACAATATAAAATTGATAAAAGCCAGCTCTTCGGAGTTGGCTTTTTTGTTTTGGGGAAAGAATACTTTGGGTGTCGTGAATTCTTCCTTCTCAACCTACTTCTTTAATGTCTACATCAACCAGATAGCTGCCCCATTTTGCCAGGTCCTCAAATACGGGAACAAGTTCTCTCCCTTTTTCAGTAAGTCGATATTCGACTCTTGGGGGACTTTCCGGATAAGAATGACGGGTTATTAATTCGTCCTTTACCATTTCACTCAGTTGAGAAGACAAAACCTTCCGGGAAACTTGTGGGATTGAATAATCAAGTTGCCCAAATCGCTTCGATGATTTACGTAAGCTCAAAATAATTATGGGTTTCCATTTACCTCCTACTACTGAAAGTGCTGCCGTCAAAGGACAATTATTTATATTCTTAACCTTCATCTTTTTTATATGTTACTACAAGTTAAGCACTTTTAGCCTAGAATTTTAAAACAAAAGTAAGCAAATGTAACCAACAAGAGTTACCTTAGGTAACCAGGCTGCTTTGATCTAAGAGTATGACAAAAATACTCTCTATTCTATTATAAGAGATACCACAAGCCAATCGGCTTGTTTCAGGATTCAGTAAAGAAGATTTTCGTTCAAAATTTAGATAGACATTTAGGACCTATAGCTAGAGGTGAAAAAAATTCATACTTAGCGTCAAAAATATTCATCTATACGATTATGTATTTTCATGTATTCTTTCATGCTTTGAAGGCAGAAGATGAGTGATTCATCAACCTAAAGACAAAACGCAAATCATGAAAGAATCGAATATTATTACCTTCCTATTAGGAGCCTTGGTTCTCCAACTTTTTTCTTGCCAGCCTGAATCATCTTCCGCACTCAAAACAGCCCTTACTTTCTACCTTTCTTTTGATGAGGGAACAACCGCAGATTTTGCACTGGGGGATCCTAATATTTATACCGCAAAAGCTTCCTATGTTGATATGAAGAGAAAGCTGGAGGAAATACAAGTAGGGATGAACAATCCTAATCATGGAATCACTGAAGGCAAGGGTAAATTTGCTAATGCCTTTGAATTTGGAAAGAAAAGAAATGGTCAGGTCCTTTTTTATAAAAGCAAGGACAACATCTCCTACAATCCTCAAAACTGGTTTGGTTCCCTTTCATTTTGGCTAAGTGTTGATCCTTCAACTGATCTTGATGGGTATACAGATCCCATACAAATCACCGATGCAAATTTCAACGATGCTTCAATTTGGGTTGATTTCACGGATGATAATCCTCCACATTTCAGACTGGGGGTAATAGGAGATAAAAGCGCCTGGAGCCTCGATACCCTGAATTCCCCCTTCCAGCTTGAATTTGAAAAGAGAATTCTTACGGTCGAAAAAGCCTCATTTTCCAGAAAAAAGTGGACCCATATTCTTATAACTTATGAGAATCTGGGCACCGCAAATAGCTTGGCCAAGCTGTACCTAAATGGTAAAAGCAAAGGTAGCATAAGTGGAATAGATGATCCTTTTAGTTGGGAATTGGAAGAATCAAATATTTTCCTGGGATTGGGTTTTACAGGTTTGATGGATGAATTGGCCATCTTTAATAAGCCATTGACGGACAGGCAGGCGATGGAACTTTACCAATTAACAGGAGGGATCAAATCAATTCTCTGATGCTTTGATGATCCACAAGATTGTTCCGCTCTTTTTAACAAAACATGAATTTCTGAATAATGCTGCTAATATTGTGTGATTTTGCATTTTACATGGGACCTAAGTCATTAAAATCGAACTCATGCAATACAAAAATATCGTCAGGGAAATATGGAGTAAAGAATCATTCTTGTGCATAGGCCTGGATACAGATATTGATAAAATACCCAAGCATTTATTGCGGTATGAAAATCCAATTCTGGAATTCAACAAACAAATTATTGATGCTACGAAAGACATTTGTATTGCTTTCAAACCTAATCTTGCATTTTATGAAGTCCTGGGAGAAAACTATTGGACTACGATAAAGCAAACAATAGATTACATCCCTGAAAATATCCTGACCATCGCAGATGCCAAAAGAGGAGATATGGGAAATTCTGCGAAAATGTATGCCCGGGCATTTTTTGAAGAATTGGATGTAGATGCTCTTACCTTACAAGCGTATCAAGGCAAAGATGCCTTACAAGCTTTTTTAGATTATCAAGATAAGTGGTCCATCGTGCTGGGATTAACCTCAAATTCAGGTTCTGAAGATTTTCAATTTATTGAACCTGAGTCCAAGCCTTTATACAGAATAGTCATGGAAAAATCCATGGAATGGGGAACAAAGGAAAATCTCATGTTTGTTATAGGGGGAACACATGAAAATGAACTGGGAAAGATTAGAAAATTCTGCCCGGAACATTTCTTTTTGATACCAGGGATAGGTCATCAAGGAGGAAATTTTGATAGGGTTGTAAAAGCTGGATTAAACTCTGATTGCGGTCTGATCATAAGTTCTTCTAGAAAAATAATCTATGCCTCAGACGGAGAAGATTTTGCAGAAAAGGCAAGAGAAGAAGCCTTGAAATTGCAATCAAAAATGAAGTCCGTCCTAAAACAGATCAAAAAGTGAGATCCGCATGGAGTGAATGTGGGAATGTCAGAAAAGGGAAACAAGCATTTTCTTCTATCCAATCTAATCTTCAAAAGTAAATTATTGTTTCAGGACAAATAAAACCTATAAAGAATAGGAAGGATTTAGAAAACACAATACTTTGCACAAATTTTGAAATTGACTCAAGGAGCTACTAACTAAATAAAAACAGGGCATAAATGATAAAGGGACTCACTAACCAAATTGGGAAAACAATTGTATTAATCTTCACGCTTAGCTGCTGCCTTTCCTGTTCCGATCAAGCCAAGAAAACTCAGGCTGAGGATTCTGAATGGTCGTATTTAATCGATGAAAATCTCTCCGAATGGGATACCTATTTAAGCTTCAAACATCAATTGGGCTATGATGGCAGCCCTCCACTTGATGAGTCAGGCAATGAAATAGAACCTATTGGATTAAATAAGCCCAATTATAATGTTTTCACCACTATGTCAGAGAATGACGAACTGATTATTAAAGTTAGTGGGGAATATTATGGTTGTCTTGCCAGTAAAAAAGAATATGAGAATTACCATTTTCAGCTACAGTTTAAATGGGGAGATAAAAAATGGGTCCCAAGACTCGATCGTCTCAAAGATTCTGGCATTTTGTATCATTCAATCGGACCATTTGGAGTAGAGCATTGGCGTTCATGGATGATGTCACAAGAATTTCAAATCATGGAAGCCCATACTGGAGATTTTTGGAGTCAGGCAACTTCAGCAATTGATATTCGGGCGTATGCATCTGAATCTGGTTTAAATCCAATGGCACATGAAAGCCAGGACTATTTGAGTTTTGGAGAAACTGGAGAAGCAGGAAAGTATTGCTTAAGGAGTAATAACTATGAGAAAAAGCCGGATGAATGGAACACCCTGGAATTAATTTGTTTCAATGGACAAAGTTTACACATAGTCAATGGAGAAGTCGTGATGGTCTTGAAAAATTCCAGGTATATAGATGAAAATGGAGAGGTGGTTCCTATGACTAAAGGAAAAATACAATTACAAAGTGAAGCGGCAGAATTATATTTTAAAGGCATCAAAATTAAGCCCCTTGATAAACTCTCAGCCGAACATTTGGCATTTTTTAACTAATACACATCATATTTCAGAAGAAGCTGATCCAATCTTCTTCTTTCTTTCTGACCTAAAGACTAGCCTGTCAGCCAGTCGGTAATTAAAAAAGCGCATGAAATCCAGAACTATTATTGGATTCTTAATTATCATGATGCTTGGCTCATGCGCCCAACATCAATCGAAAACTGAACATCAGAACGAAAAAACGACGAACTCAAAAGCTGACTTCAACAGTGGGCTGAAGATTGAAAACAGGATCAATCGCGGAACAAACTATACGGACCCTCAGGGAATTGATTACAGTATTAGAAATATACCCATTACGATCACTAACGATAGTACCATTCCCATTCATCTTCAAATAGCCTTTTCAACAGAATACAGCTACCCACTTCCTGAAAATAAAGAGCACTTTAAGCTAATTCCATTGCCAAAAGAATGGGCGCTAGATGGATGGGGCGTGAC includes:
- a CDS encoding LamG-like jellyroll fold domain-containing protein; the encoded protein is MKESNIITFLLGALVLQLFSCQPESSSALKTALTFYLSFDEGTTADFALGDPNIYTAKASYVDMKRKLEEIQVGMNNPNHGITEGKGKFANAFEFGKKRNGQVLFYKSKDNISYNPQNWFGSLSFWLSVDPSTDLDGYTDPIQITDANFNDASIWVDFTDDNPPHFRLGVIGDKSAWSLDTLNSPFQLEFEKRILTVEKASFSRKKWTHILITYENLGTANSLAKLYLNGKSKGSISGIDDPFSWELEESNIFLGLGFTGLMDELAIFNKPLTDRQAMELYQLTGGIKSIL
- a CDS encoding helix-turn-helix domain-containing protein, with protein sequence MKVKNINNCPLTAALSVVGGKWKPIIILSLRKSSKRFGQLDYSIPQVSRKVLSSQLSEMVKDELITRHSYPESPPRVEYRLTEKGRELVPVFEDLAKWGSYLVDVDIKEVG
- the pyrF gene encoding orotidine-5'-phosphate decarboxylase is translated as MQYKNIVREIWSKESFLCIGLDTDIDKIPKHLLRYENPILEFNKQIIDATKDICIAFKPNLAFYEVLGENYWTTIKQTIDYIPENILTIADAKRGDMGNSAKMYARAFFEELDVDALTLQAYQGKDALQAFLDYQDKWSIVLGLTSNSGSEDFQFIEPESKPLYRIVMEKSMEWGTKENLMFVIGGTHENELGKIRKFCPEHFFLIPGIGHQGGNFDRVVKAGLNSDCGLIISSSRKIIYASDGEDFAEKAREEALKLQSKMKSVLKQIKK
- a CDS encoding DUF1080 domain-containing protein, which gives rise to MIKGLTNQIGKTIVLIFTLSCCLSCSDQAKKTQAEDSEWSYLIDENLSEWDTYLSFKHQLGYDGSPPLDESGNEIEPIGLNKPNYNVFTTMSENDELIIKVSGEYYGCLASKKEYENYHFQLQFKWGDKKWVPRLDRLKDSGILYHSIGPFGVEHWRSWMMSQEFQIMEAHTGDFWSQATSAIDIRAYASESGLNPMAHESQDYLSFGETGEAGKYCLRSNNYEKKPDEWNTLELICFNGQSLHIVNGEVVMVLKNSRYIDENGEVVPMTKGKIQLQSEAAELYFKGIKIKPLDKLSAEHLAFFN
- a CDS encoding succinate dehydrogenase/fumarate reductase iron-sulfur subunit; the encoded protein is MKINLKIWRQDGPKDSGKMVDYALDNVSPDMSFLEMLDVLNEQLVGKNEEPVAFDHDCREGICGSCGLMINGQAHGPHRLTTTCQLHMRSFKDGDTIFVEPWRAQAFPIIKDLMVDRDSFDAIIQSGGFISVNTGSAPDANEIPVSTDVSDEAMNAAECIGCGACVASCKNASAMLFVSAKVSHMGTLPQGQPERMKRVQKMVQTMDEAGFGNCTNTSACEVECPKGISVTNIAKLNADYLRSTVASEVDA